The Colias croceus chromosome 11, ilColCroc2.1 genome has a segment encoding these proteins:
- the LOC123695894 gene encoding EKC/KEOPS complex subunit Tprkb-like, giving the protein MGEIRSYSLDPDTKTKLKMCLFKNVQNVYIIRNNIVKGVWNCTAIKPSLVVDPLQIAVAANRAVVAEKAGNMVTRTVYGEILYNLSLSKNISQSLSKFGVEKDNVLLMCFLVNEKDESENIISQIQGELCPISDLHKFTNMKEVKSVYKLNTIKSDFDLLDIIVSRMVTKNFVTY; this is encoded by the coding sequence atgggAGAGATACGTTCATATTCCCTGGACCCTGATACAAAAACGAAATTGAAAATGTGTCTCTTTAAAAACGTACAGAATGTCTACATAATCAGAAATAACATTGTAAAAGGTGTGTGGAATTGTACAGCCATCAAACCAAGTCTTGTAGTAGATCCTCTGCAAATTGCCGTGGCGGCAAACCGTGCTGTGGTCGCCGAAAAGGCAGGAAATATGGTTACGAGAACAGTGTATggtgaaattttgtataatttatctcTTTCAAAAAACATATCACAGAGCCTTAGTAAGTTCGGCGTGGAAAAAgacaatgttttattaatgtgTTTCCTCGTAAACGAAAAAGATGAaagtgaaaatattataagccaAATACAAGGAGAGCTATGTCCTATTAGCGATTTACACAAGTTTACCAATATGAAAGAAGTAAAAAGtgtttacaaattaaacacaataaaatctgattttgatttattagatataattgTGAGCCGTATGGTTACAAAGAATTTTGTAACCTACTAG